A part of Gemmatimonadales bacterium genomic DNA contains:
- a CDS encoding beta-lactamase family protein produces the protein MTKRSLLPMVAALLVVGPPAASAQPDASSLAPPPSFTDPDRVAKLSQAFPAIDRLMRDFAQRSRVPGIAYGIVIDGQLAHRGTAGFRELGSRAPVDSASVFRIASMSKSFTALAILQLRDEGKLGLDDPAERYVPELATLRYPTTDSPKITIRHLLSHSEGFPEDNPWGDQQLAISDEEMNRLMRSGIPFSTAPGTAYEYSNYGYAILGRIVANVSGMPFARYLDQRILAPLGMTVTTMEARTVAASRLAHGYRWQDTTWLEEAQLSDGAFGPMGGMLTSIDDLSRWVGFMLDAWPPRDGVERGPVRRASVREMQQVARYNGASAVRDPATGAVTLSAGGYGYGLGVRQTCQVPSNVSHSGGLPGFGSIMQWLPDYGVGIVTLGNLTYTGWRGPVEQAFELLGKTGGLVRRVPQPAPVLVQAREQVTRLVQRWSEPLADSIAAMNLYLDEPKPRRRAAIERVRAEVGGSCRPEGPFEVENALRGRWRLRCATGDLRVSITLAPTEPAKVQHLDVRTMARDESLAAPPACR, from the coding sequence ATGACGAAACGTTCTCTGCTCCCCATGGTTGCGGCGTTGCTGGTTGTCGGCCCGCCGGCCGCCTCGGCCCAACCTGACGCCAGCAGTCTGGCGCCACCGCCATCGTTCACCGATCCGGACCGGGTGGCCAAGCTGTCTCAGGCGTTTCCGGCCATCGACCGCCTGATGCGGGACTTTGCCCAGCGGTCGCGGGTGCCTGGTATTGCCTACGGCATCGTCATCGACGGACAGCTTGCCCATCGCGGTACGGCCGGCTTTCGCGAACTCGGTTCGCGAGCGCCAGTCGATTCGGCAAGCGTGTTCCGGATCGCGTCGATGTCGAAGAGCTTCACGGCACTCGCGATTCTGCAGCTGCGTGACGAAGGGAAGCTGGGACTCGACGATCCGGCCGAACGCTACGTGCCTGAGCTGGCGACGTTGCGCTATCCGACGACCGATTCACCCAAGATCACGATTCGTCATCTGCTCTCGCATTCCGAAGGGTTCCCGGAAGACAACCCCTGGGGTGATCAGCAGCTGGCGATCAGCGACGAGGAAATGAACCGGCTGATGCGGAGCGGGATACCGTTCTCGACCGCGCCGGGTACGGCCTACGAGTACTCGAACTACGGCTATGCCATACTGGGGCGGATCGTCGCCAACGTTTCGGGTATGCCGTTCGCGCGCTACCTGGACCAGCGGATCCTTGCGCCGCTCGGGATGACCGTCACCACGATGGAGGCGCGCACGGTGGCGGCCTCCCGACTGGCGCACGGTTATCGGTGGCAGGACACCACCTGGCTCGAGGAAGCGCAGCTGTCGGATGGAGCATTCGGTCCGATGGGTGGCATGCTGACGTCGATCGATGATCTGAGCCGCTGGGTAGGCTTCATGCTCGATGCCTGGCCACCGCGGGACGGCGTGGAGCGCGGGCCGGTGCGCCGAGCCTCGGTTCGGGAGATGCAGCAGGTGGCGCGTTACAACGGGGCCTCGGCGGTGCGCGACCCCGCGACGGGTGCGGTCACCCTGAGTGCGGGCGGATATGGGTATGGTCTGGGTGTTCGGCAGACGTGCCAGGTGCCGTCCAACGTATCGCACAGCGGCGGGTTGCCAGGCTTCGGCTCGATCATGCAGTGGTTGCCTGACTATGGGGTCGGGATCGTGACGCTCGGGAATCTGACCTATACCGGGTGGCGGGGGCCGGTCGAGCAGGCGTTCGAGCTGCTGGGCAAGACGGGCGGTCTGGTGCGGCGGGTGCCGCAGCCGGCGCCAGTGCTGGTGCAGGCCAGGGAGCAGGTGACCCGTCTGGTCCAGCGCTGGTCGGAGCCATTGGCTGACAGCATTGCTGCGATGAATCTCTACCTGGACGAGCCGAAGCCTCGCCGGCGGGCGGCAATCGAGCGGGTTCGCGCCGAGGTCGGCGGCAGCTGCCGTCCCGAAGGACCTTTCGAAGTCGAGAATGCGCTGCGGGGCCGCTGGCGACTGCGCTGCGCGACGGGCGATCTGCGTGTCTCGATTACGCTGGCGCCGACCGAGCCGGCCAAGGTGCAGCATCTCGACGTGCGCACCATGGCTCGGGACGAGTCGCTCGCCGCGCCGCCGGCCTGCCGGTAG
- a CDS encoding APC family permease, translating to MADQTQTSGPRQTLSIGAGASFLIGIVIGIGIFRTPSLVAANVPNDAAFMAVWLAGGLIMLVGALCYAELGSAWPNAGGEYHFLRSAFGARIGVLFAWSRGTVIQTGAIAAVAFVYGDYASRILPLGEFGSAIHALLAIAIITAVNLAGTRPSTRVQLGLTVLAVTALGIVVAAGFTVPAAPATEPPAGGGAVGLAMVFVLLTYGGWNEVAYLSGEMKDVQRNMIRALGLGTAVVVALYLAANYGYLRTLGLEQLRATDTVGAELIRRLAGDIGAMLFSLSVCICALSTLNATVFTGARAYYALGRDVSLIRRLGIWDEQGDKPANAILLQTAIAIGLVVFGAATRSGFEAMVAYTAPVFWFFLFLVAISVIVFRQRGVPLPYRMPLYPLPPLLFAAAAAWMVYSSVLYAGIGSLLGIAVVLVGLPLLPLASKKAVGGAEGSPPTV from the coding sequence GTGGCTGACCAGACCCAGACGAGCGGTCCGCGCCAAACCCTGTCGATCGGGGCCGGTGCTTCCTTCCTGATCGGTATCGTGATCGGCATCGGAATCTTTCGGACTCCGTCGCTGGTTGCGGCCAACGTGCCAAACGATGCAGCGTTCATGGCGGTGTGGCTGGCCGGTGGCCTGATCATGCTGGTCGGCGCCCTCTGCTACGCCGAGTTGGGAAGCGCCTGGCCGAACGCGGGCGGCGAGTACCACTTTCTCAGATCTGCCTTCGGCGCGCGAATCGGGGTGCTGTTCGCCTGGAGCAGAGGCACTGTGATCCAAACCGGGGCGATTGCGGCCGTTGCATTCGTCTACGGCGACTACGCCTCCCGGATCCTGCCGCTCGGCGAGTTCGGCAGCGCCATTCACGCGCTGCTGGCCATCGCGATCATAACGGCAGTCAATCTTGCCGGCACCCGACCCAGCACCCGAGTACAACTCGGCCTGACCGTGCTGGCGGTCACGGCGCTTGGCATCGTCGTCGCCGCAGGGTTCACGGTACCTGCGGCACCAGCCACAGAGCCACCGGCTGGGGGCGGAGCCGTCGGGTTGGCCATGGTGTTCGTGCTGCTCACCTACGGCGGATGGAACGAAGTGGCCTACCTGTCAGGCGAGATGAAGGACGTTCAGCGAAACATGATCCGCGCCCTGGGCCTGGGTACCGCCGTCGTCGTGGCGCTTTATCTCGCCGCCAACTATGGCTACCTGCGGACTCTGGGACTGGAGCAGCTTCGTGCGACCGATACCGTTGGCGCCGAGCTGATTCGACGATTGGCGGGCGACATCGGCGCCATGCTCTTCAGCCTCTCGGTCTGCATCTGTGCGCTCAGCACTCTCAATGCCACAGTGTTTACCGGAGCCAGAGCATACTACGCGCTTGGTCGGGACGTGTCCCTGATTCGGCGCCTCGGCATCTGGGACGAACAGGGCGACAAGCCTGCCAACGCGATCCTGCTGCAGACAGCCATCGCGATCGGTCTGGTGGTGTTCGGCGCCGCGACGCGCAGCGGTTTCGAGGCGATGGTAGCGTATACGGCCCCGGTCTTCTGGTTCTTCCTGTTCCTGGTGGCGATCTCGGTGATCGTCTTCCGCCAGCGCGGGGTGCCGCTGCCCTACCGGATGCCGCTGTACCCGCTTCCGCCGCTGCTCTTCGCCGCCGCTGCGGCCTGGATGGTCTACTCGAGCGTACTCTACGCCGGGATTGGCTCGCTACTGGGTATCGCGGTGGTCCTGGTCGGACTGCCCCTGCTGCCGCTGGCATCCAAGAAGGCGGTCGGCGGCGCAGAGGGCTCGCCGCCGACCGTGTGA
- a CDS encoding class I SAM-dependent methyltransferase, translated as MLTRTVAGSLATLATMALAAAPAHAQDPPNLDVHFVPTPNQVVERMLDMAKVTKSDFVIDLGSGDGRIPIAAAKRHGARGMGVDLDPQRISEAQENLRTSGVGDRVTFHQQNLFETDLSKATVITMYLLPSLNIKLRPILLDLKPGTRLASHAFDMGDWRPDRHDIVDGRNAYLWIVPAKVGGKWNVTDGPRTYTIELTQQYQIIEGTAKIGESNFRLQEAALRGDEIRFVIDGPDGRHSYVGRVSGDRIAAVQGAGGRPWRAERGS; from the coding sequence ATGCTGACTCGCACTGTTGCCGGTTCACTTGCCACGCTCGCCACGATGGCTCTGGCCGCCGCGCCAGCTCATGCGCAGGATCCGCCCAACCTCGATGTCCACTTCGTGCCCACGCCGAACCAGGTCGTGGAACGGATGCTCGACATGGCCAAGGTGACGAAGAGCGATTTCGTGATCGACTTGGGATCGGGAGACGGCCGGATTCCCATCGCGGCTGCGAAGCGGCACGGGGCCCGGGGTATGGGCGTTGACCTCGATCCGCAGCGGATCAGCGAGGCACAGGAGAATCTCCGCACCTCCGGTGTCGGCGATCGCGTCACGTTTCACCAGCAGAACCTGTTTGAGACGGATCTCAGCAAGGCAACCGTCATTACGATGTACCTGTTGCCCAGCCTGAACATCAAGCTCCGACCGATCCTGCTCGATCTCAAGCCGGGCACCCGACTCGCCTCGCACGCATTCGACATGGGCGACTGGCGCCCGGACCGTCATGATATCGTCGACGGACGCAATGCGTACCTGTGGATCGTTCCGGCCAAAGTCGGCGGCAAGTGGAACGTGACCGATGGCCCCCGCACCTACACGATCGAGCTGACGCAGCAGTACCAGATCATCGAGGGTACGGCCAAGATCGGCGAGTCCAACTTCCGTCTTCAGGAAGCGGCGCTGCGTGGCGACGAGATTCGCTTCGTGATCGACGGGCCCGATGGCCGGCATAGCTATGTTGGTCGCGTTAGCGGCGACCGAATCGCCGCAGTCCAGGGTGCCGGTGGTCGTCCCTGGCGTGCCGAACGAGGCTCCTGA